In Thermanaerovibrio velox DSM 12556, the genomic stretch CCATCCAAGATGCTCGCTAAAACTGCCCCAGGTAAATTCGGAGGGACATTATCCATCGTGTAATCCAACGCAGTTGCCTTAAGAAGACGGCTCAACGGCAGATGCTCTTTTTCGTTCGGACCATGGATAATCTGAACATCCTCAAAATGTTTGATAATCTTATCGGCGAAATCCCTCGCCTTCCCAGATCTCCATAAACGGACGGAAATCCGCCCCGCGTTGGGGGAAAGCCCCAAGACGTAAAAACGGTCCTGTTCCGTGGCCGGGATCCTACCCGAAAACACCGATTCGTAAAGCGCCTTCACCGCAGCAACCGATCGGTCAGGATCATCCTTTGGGTCCTCCCCAACTAACCAACTGAAGCTTTGCTCAAGGTTGCAATAGGCCGGATCCTCCTTCTGTGCCCAAAACACAATGGTAGTTTCCCCAAGGTTCGTTTTGTTTTTAGATGCGGGATCAAGCAAGAGGTTCAGCGCCCTAGTATAGGCTAATGCAGCCCTTACGCTCACCGGAGCATTAAACCCCTGCTGCTTGAGAAAAGACGCAAATGCAGGCGTAGGACCACCATTCCTACCGTTTTCAACCTTGTTGTTGACAGAAACCAGACTCGCACCAGTTGAGTTAGCCCCCTTTACCCCTAGAATAGGGGGATGTAACTGCTTAATAGGAGCCTTCTCACCGGTGACAAGGCAGATACCCTCTGGGAGCCCCTTTTCATCAACAACCTGGGCCTTTCTAATCTCTGGCAGATCCGTAATAACCCCCAAACCCTCTATTTTGAAGGTCATCAGAGATTCAGGCTTTTTAAGATCATCCCAAACCGAACTCTTAGAAAGCTCATCCAGCAAATTCTTGCTAAATACATTGAGCACATTTTTTGCTGGCTCACCAATCTTTTCTTTTTCAAAAAAGCTTTTCATTCTCTCAATAAATGCTTGATGTTGCTTTTTTACCCTTTCAGGCTTGCTGTTCTCTTTGGTTGGAACACCCAGAAAATACTCAGCATTCTCCCAAAAGAGGTTTGCCTTAATCGCACTCCCCTTGGACTCACCCAGAGAAGGTACCAGGAATTTCTTGGCAACCAACTTCTTCCCCGACAACTCCCTAGTATCTTCAACACGGATAAAGTTGCCCTCGGTGTCCACCACAATCAAAAAATGGATCCCCTTCCACTCCCAACCCTCAGGTGGAACTTTCCTTTCCGGATCAGCAAGGCTGCGCTCATAGTATTCACAAAGCGCCTGCAGGATCATCTTCTCACCT encodes the following:
- the cas8c gene encoding type I-C CRISPR-associated protein Cas8c/Csd1, which translates into the protein MILQALCEYYERSLADPERKVPPEGWEWKGIHFLIVVDTEGNFIRVEDTRELSGKKLVAKKFLVPSLGESKGSAIKANLFWENAEYFLGVPTKENSKPERVKKQHQAFIERMKSFFEKEKIGEPAKNVLNVFSKNLLDELSKSSVWDDLKKPESLMTFKIEGLGVITDLPEIRKAQVVDEKGLPEGICLVTGEKAPIKQLHPPILGVKGANSTGASLVSVNNKVENGRNGGPTPAFASFLKQQGFNAPVSVRAALAYTRALNLLLDPASKNKTNLGETTIVFWAQKEDPAYCNLEQSFSWLVGEDPKDDPDRSVAAVKALYESVFSGRIPATEQDRFYVLGLSPNAGRISVRLWRSGKARDFADKIIKHFEDVQIIHGPNEKEHLPLSRLLKATALDYTMDNVPPNLPGAVLASILDGTPYPRSLLQQCIRRIRAERKVTRERAGILKACINRQQANSREKEVLKVSLDRSNPNVAYRLGRLFAVLEKIQEEANPGINATIRDRYYGAASSMPVVVFPQLLKLKNYHMAKLTNPGRKVNLEKEIGEIMDGIATMPSTMSLDQQAHFAVGYYHQMQAFYNKNKGE